From Nicotiana tabacum cultivar K326 chromosome 20, ASM71507v2, whole genome shotgun sequence, one genomic window encodes:
- the LOC142174473 gene encoding uncharacterized protein LOC142174473, with the protein MDPEAAGQNRLTELHELEEFRYQAFESMRLYKERMKKMHDKHIVDRNFKPGDKVLLYNSRLRLFSGKLKSRWSGPFRAVQMFTSGAVEIESEDGTNKFSVNGQRLKHYLGITEEKWDTVMINLKEPHYTNEE; encoded by the coding sequence ATGGATCCCGAAGCAGCTGGACAAAATCGACTGACAGAGTTGCATGAGCTGGAAGAATTTAGATATCAAGCCTTTGAAAGCATGAGGCtctacaaggaaagaatgaagaagaTGCATGACAAGCACATTGTGGACAGAAATTTCAAACCCGGTGACAAGGTATTATTGTATAATTCAAGGCTGAGATTGTTTTCAGGTAAGTTAAAGTCCCGATGGTCAGGGCCATTTAGAGCGGTGCAAATGTTTACAAGTGGAGCTGTTGAGATTGAGTCAGAAGATGGGACAAACAAGTTCTCAgtaaatgggcaaaggttgaaacattaccttggaataACTGAAGAAAAATGGGATACAGTGATGATCAATTTGAAAGAACCCCATTACACGAATGAGGAGTGA